In Tiliqua scincoides isolate rTilSci1 chromosome 16, rTilSci1.hap2, whole genome shotgun sequence, the DNA window ccatttacaacagtgattctcaaactgtgggtcgggacccgcaaggcaggtcacgagccaatttcaggtgggtccctattcatttcaatattttatttttaatgtattagatacGATGCTGCCatggttatgtgactgcatttggggaaatgctgcagacctgtacttttaaacaagCTCCTATGttctattaacaatgatagtaaatggaacttactactgggtaagtgtgggtaggactgcagccgaggattgtcaaaaattctcctgcttgatgatgtcacttccggtcatgatgtcacttctggtgattcctgacagattctcactcaaaaaagtggatcccaatgctaaaagtttgagaaccactgatttaaaaaaacaagtgCTGCTGaatgagaatcagcatggcttcttcaAAAGTAATTCCTGCCCCATAACCTTTCAGAGTTCTCCAGGCGTGCTCACGATATAACTATACATGCGATAGAGGTGACCTGTCGGAAACTGCAGACCGTCAAGAGGCTTTTGACAAAGCCTCTCACCAAAGGTTCTTAAGCAAACAGAGCAGTTGTGGAATAAGAGATGGCCTTTCCTAGATTGGTAATTGGTTAAAGTACAGGATGCAGAGAGCAGGAATAAATTTtcaaaggggaaggaagcaaGAAGTGCCCCCTTCCCAAAGAAATGCCCCCCTTTTAGGGACTAGTGCTCCTTTAACTCGTCCACAGCACTGGGGATAAGCAGCCAATATACAATTTGCATAGGCATACCATAgaaaccagaattttttttttttaaggtcacTATTTTATTAGTAAAGATAAGGTACTACTTTTCcttctgggttaaaaaaaatggctTCAAAGGTGTGAATGGGGCAGGTGTAGGCGTGACGGATTCAGGCATACAGCCTCTTGATTTTCTGCACAGACTTCCTCCACCAGTCTGCCCAGCGCTGGGCCTTCATCAGATGGACGGTGCTCTCTTCTGTGATCTTGGCAAACTCCATTTCGATCATTTGCTTGAATTTCTGGGAAAAACAAGGCagccacaggggaaaaaaaataatacaaatcTCAACAGGCTCCAAGGTTGACCCAACGGTTCTCAACAAGCCTCAGAGGATGTACCAAATTCTGTCCCCTCTTACCTGGTGGCTCTTACCCCAGCTACTGCTGTTTCTCCACGGATTCAAAAAGGGAAAGGAGTAGAAGAAGTAAAGAGGCAGGGAAAGTGGTGGGTAGAGATGCTGTGACCTACCACTCTCACCTCCTTGACACAGAATTCTACAAAAGAGTTGGAGAGTTccctggagttttttttttagccCTGTGTCTGTCTAAGCTTGGCTACTCAAATTGAAGAATGGTTTGATCTcggaggctaagcagggtcaggcctggttagtacttggatgggagaccgcctgggaataccgggtgctgtaggcttataccatagtctttcgagactgaaggttgccaaccatctccctatactgaacactatctcccgatctcgtctgatctcagaagctaagcagggtcaggcctagttagtacttggatgggagaccacctgggaataccgggtgctgtaggcttctaccatagtctttccagactgaaggttgccaaccatttctgccAGCAGGAGATAACACCAATATCTGCCCAACAAGTAAAGAGCATTTAGTTAGTAATCAAGGCCAACACAGGCAGAGAatcaagaggaagaagaaggagcgTGGACAAGCAGGCGGCCATATTGGTGGTCATGTGGTCAGAGTGGCCCAATTTCAAGGGCTCAATATACCTTTCCCAGCAATCCTTACAACAGGCCTGTCACATAAGATCAGTGTTATGATCCTCGTATTACAAACCAGGAGAGGAGCAAGGATGGAAAAATCAAATAGCCTTAATGAAGTGAGCTTTGAACCTCCTAGTTCACAGCTCATTATCCAgttccaaaaactgaaagtgccttttggagtCTTCCGGGAGGGTCTCTGAGGAAGGGTTTTGAAAAGTCATTTTTGGGCCCCGGGAGCCACACGCCctgagctacaccactgcccaaagAACTCATTTCCAAGACCCTCATATGAAGATAGTCCCGGATGGATCCAACTGGGGCAGAGGTAGACTACTCCCTTACTGCCTTGTGGTTTTTAGCCACTTGCGCACACCGTATGAGCCTCAGCTCAGGTGGCTTTCGTATTGTGTCCGGCCAGAGGTACTCTGGGGAGAGGAGCTTTGAAGGTTTATGAGACAGGAAGTACCGGTTGAGGTGACTCTCTTCATGCCAGACCGCCATGAGGCCTTTGGCTTTGTCGGCCAAGATGGCCATGTGGCAAGAGAGGGTGAACTCGTACACATTCTTGAGCCGGCCTCCAAAAACAGCCCCTATATAATAGAAGTCCCCTTCTTCTCTAGAGATGTAGGCCATGGAGGACCTTCTCCTCTCATAAGGGAATGACCCTCGGGAGGTTTTGTAGTAGCCAGGGTGGAGGGTCGCCACCATCTCCCCCAAGGTCTCTGGGCCCCACGAGTTGTAGAACACCAGGTCAATGTCCAGGCAGAAGAGATAATCCACCTCTCGGTGGGCCACCTCCACAATGTGCTTGTTGATGACTTCCATCCTCCACATGGTGATCTCCTGCCAGTGTTTGTATTTCTTCTTGAAGATGATGTTGAGAGTTCGCCCGGACCCCATGCGGACGGCAGGGATGTCTTGCGGGTTGTCGGTGAAGAGGTAATAGTTCACCTGGTAGCCGATCATGAAATGTTTCTCTGCGGTATCCAGAAATCGACTCACAAACCGAGTGTATCTGAATGAACAGAAAGAAGAGGGCGTGGGTGCAAGAGGAAGAGTATCTTCTTTCTGTAGAAGGGTTcgtgcctctcccctccccccctgggGATCTGTTCCAACAAGACTGAACAGACTGAGAAAAGGAAGTTTTTTCTTCATACAAAACAGAGTTAACCAACGGAATCCATTGCCATAAGATATGGCAACGGtcactagcttagatgactttcaaaggggttcatccagtggttcccaaacttctgcgCACTTATTAAAATGGGACTGTATCAGGGCCCAcccagctttatgagactttaaaaaagaaagtaaatagaaagaaaaattcctttttatttatttacaagcaacattcattcattgcaaAAAACCCAATCCATTACTCCTAATAAGGCAGGCCTGATGAGTAGCcgcaaggcttgaggggcttagttctgtgccccagccttcccctgcccccactacctgacGTTGATGAACCTGAGAAAAAAATGCacaccagaaaaagatgctcaaacctTGAAATCTCTATCTACACAAgcgtgcaaactgcaggagctgagctcctcataaactgcaggggctcagctctttgcagggcactgAACAGCTATCTGTTTAAACAGCCTCAGGGTTGACAGCAACAAATCCTCTGATCTCTAGATCAtccttgttttcattggaggctctgtggaacccaccagaaatcgggtcacaagcccaccaagtgggtcctgacacatagtttgagaaatactgggttAATCCATGGAAGACAGATCTATCAATGCCCACTAATCATGATGGCTGTGTGCTACCTCTGCGTTTGCCTCTCCGAGTACCATTCACCAGGGGGCATTGATGGGAGAAAAGGGGACGTTTCTCTAATGCTTCCcagaggctgctgatgggccAGTGTGGGGGAAACTGGGTGGTGGACTAGATCTTGTTTCCACTAACCTGCAGGCATGGCACAGGCTTCTAAACTGGGATTTATTATGAAATTTCCTCTTTGTCGCCTGCCAGGAGTTCCACTAGGTTTTACAGTCAAAAATCCAAAGGTGAAATTGGGCATTAAAAAGAGACAACAACTTAGAATTTTTCAAAGGTGTGCTATTTGCcccctacacacatacacactcacttGCCGATGGCAAACATTGTCACCCCAATGGTGAGGTTCAAAGGCTTGTAGATACTCTCCAGCAGTTCCGAGTTGAACGTGCCTTCCCAGACAATGGGGGCCATCCACGGAGTCAGCGTGAGCACATCTGTGCGCCTGGGAGAACATGAATAAGGGGAGGACAATGAGACAGCAAGAGGGTTGGTGTGTCCAGGACTGCATCTCAGGGGGCACTGTGACTTTTGGGGATCAATAACATATTTTTATCCCAACTTTGCCCCAGTAATGGTGGTTTACAAAGGACataaaatgagaaagaaagaaagaaagaaagaaagaaagaaagaaagaaagaaagaaagaaagaaagaaagaaagaaagaaagaaagaaagaaagacaaaacTGTATACATTAAAATAAGTAGTTTACAAAGGACacaaaataagaaagaaagaaagacagacaaagacagaaagacagaaagaaaggaCAAAATGGTATAGATTACAAGTAGTTTAAAGTAACACAACTGTTCAAAATTAGTAGCTAAAACAGAAAAATCCCATCACAAGTGAAAAACACAAgttgtctgaggctgcaatcctatccacacttacctgggagaaagcctcattgactgtaacaggacttacttctgagtagttgtgcataggattgggagagctcaatcctgagctctttagcgccAGTTCTATGAGCGCACCGCTgttgctgggtgtcgcaaatgtgcagtaaggcacatcTGTTGCACCTGGAAAGGCCGCTGGCGCTCGGacagcaccagtcagcgctgcCTCAATGCCACTTGAATGGCCAACTGGCACTCCAGAAGAACCAGTCAGCTGTGTTGGGGTGAGGGGCAGGATGGAATGGTGGAGGGCAGGGTGAGGAACCGGGGCATtaggggggtgggaccggcagaggtctactctgccagatcctgaaccggTGAGCACAATGTTTCAATCCAGCTACTTACGTTGTTTGCAGAACTTTGGGCTGAGGATAAATTAACCTGGAAAAGACAACAAACAGGCATGTTCGGAACAGAATGAACGCTCAAGAACAAAGGGGAATGGTGCTTTGAAGAAGCGGGCGGGACAATTTGGGAATTTATACTCACTGTGGGAGAGGCTGAGATGACTCATTTTCTAGTTTCTCTCCACTGTTCAAAAACAGAGAGGAAATAATAAGGAAAATATCATTTGCAGATGAGGCTGTCAGTCTCTCTGAAGCATTTGTATATATGCAGAGGCGTCACTAAGAGTTGCACCACCTGGTGCAAGAGTTCATTGGGTCACTCCCTTGAtggaacctcctcccataccagaccacacaGAAGGCATagcaatatcatacacacagcctcaatgcagtggcatcactaaggttggcaTCACCTCCACAAACTTTGTTGGCTTTAATAAAGaacagtccaggtcacccaacaaatcagtaacccacaaaaacATTGGCCCGCTTGGTTACATGCCTTACTGCTTCATTACTTACAACAAATCCGGACATGGACGGGAATGTGAAATATAGGTCACATGTGATAACAACTGGGAAACTTCCTTGCTCCAAAACCTAGAAGCAGGAAGAGACTGTTAAAGAAGGCAGAGGAATTTGGCAACACTCAAGAGTTTTCTTGAAAGGAGAAAGCTCTGAGCAGAAGAGCATCTCCAATGCTCTATTCTAGCCCGCcagcctcttctccacacttctgtcCTCTTCCCtgggattcaaaaaggaagaagggaacagcagAAGAGAATAATGAGGAGGACAGGAAGGTGATGGGAGTATCTCTGACGCTCTAGCCCATTACACTCtgctcctccacactccctcctctgctccaGTCCATTcttaaatgggcaggaggtctggtctagagagtagagcctccatttgcccgaagataacatccgcaggtcgccagtttgaggccaccggcaccgtaatttggtgaaaccttgaagcagctgacaagctgagccgagttgttccacctgctcttcggtgtgagcgaagaagcgtctaggctgccctccatgtgagagatgaaggagctgcttgtcagcttgtgtgggaggaaaactggaggccagaatgtgataccagatcagaaagatacatctgaaatgttgtggttcttgaaagatagtaCCTTTCAATTGTATGTAAAAATCcgtacggggatttagaacagcctgcctttgtaaaccgccttgaataaagtctgaggagaaatctgacgaccaagaaaggcggtatataaatacctgcattattattattattaaatccagggagcaggagaaggagtcGAGGAAGCAGGTGAAGATGGGTGGATAGAGTTAAGGAGTGGGTCCCCATCTTCCTCTTCTTTCATACCCCAGTACTATTTAAATGTTCCCGGTTACTCAGTCCCCAGTGCACTGTCAGAAGTCCATCTGGAAATCATAAaatgaaactggggggggggaagatgctctgacccagtggttctcactgggttcaatattttctttagcaccaggacctactttttaaaatgacactctgttaggacccacctacCTTTATGAGACTTAGGAGCCCCAgtgaatagcctcaaggtttgagggGCTTAGTGCTTTGTCAGCCACCCAAACATTTCTTTCTCAAGTCTTTTTTGAGGCCTGCGTTCATGGGATTGGGATCGTTCTGGCGGCATATCATTCCACACGGCCTGCCCTTCGGAGTGGACTGAGGCAAGGTCACCTATTTGCGGTTCGCTCGGTTTGGGAAACTCTGCCCTACAGTATTCCTAAATTATGCAGTCTGGGATTTTTTCCAGAAGAGACTGTTAGAGATTTTagaggttaacctaacttctctcagaggaggaacattaggaaaaaacatgactcgtgttttctgttaaaaacaaggtagaaaatgtcaagatgacctgcagagaaaaacatgtgtgtcatagcatttccaaaaagaacattccaaggtgatgtgaaatcaaagttacaggccagaacttccatacatggctcccagtgagggctagaaccatgcactagtatgccaaataaggagagggaagtgacatgtatatcacatgggtcacttgttgtccatagagtacaagtactggagttttaggtgtggttcgggaaagaaatcaaagatccaccatggggtaacttaaaacctgtatccaaccaaatctattcttaatctgtaaatagcatgtaaataaattttctatatgcttataaagaagtctatgtctgcttagcaatttgacccagagaccaagtcccaggaatctctctatcagttggctgacccagatgggactctggttgttctctgctaagcagttaggaaaaaacaagcaacttaaattggaaaagacatgggatacaggttctccctgtacatgatgatttcttccctgattgcacatgatgtctaatggtgtgagtggtgcaagcaggtaagtatgtgtttaagtgttgtctaagtgttTGTTTGTCTGGTCGACCAGAGTGGagtgcagtggagctgcagtggagttgctgcagtggagttgctgcatgagggtgtgaacctcaaagtaagtacagggtacagaagtacagtaatgtacaaggtacctaccacaaggaagaaagaatacaataggagcaggtgtccttgtcctgggtaccttgtccttggtatcttaagtaaaccttgttgggtaaataagggcccttggggataagtgtgtatatccccggtaactgtctgggtaagacaggttccagttctgggtggccagaactgcggtgaaacaggtaaaaaaaaaaaaaaaacattgtctggaccttgtgtgtggtagacatacctgtgggaaagttagtaagcaatctttaattagtgctcactgtccttttagagacagagaaagagtttaaatttgtaaatattagagtgactcaagcagtttctgtagttaaaaattcgctttagcagcatagcaacttggcagttctcctacaaatagtcagtgaatctgcttcctgtctaaggctgtgttgttttaagctaaagtgagttaatagttttaacagagctgtgtgcttttatgtgctggtttaaaaagaatatgggccaaagtaagaatttaggaggagcgaatacgaggaaagttaagaaaaaaattaaaaggacacTGTGCCAGTGTTGATTCAAcaatgagatctaacagaagttagtacctgaagtagtaaggctgtcgtggcatgaagagaagagaggtaagattgtattgtaagtgctttcagtgttggaaacctcggaatggagggaagtctgaagtaagtatgaaatgtttaattcttttgcatgtacattagagctgtaaattataagcatgtgtaatgtgaaatatgctatttataagtgcagatgtgtatagagtgagtaatgtgtttgga includes these proteins:
- the LOC136635439 gene encoding globoside alpha-1,3-N-acetylgalactosaminyltransferase 1-like, which produces MFAIGKYTRFVSRFLDTAEKHFMIGYQVNYYLFTDNPQDIPAVRMGSGRTLNIIFKKKYKHWQEITMWRMEVINKHIVEVAHREVDYLFCLDIDLVFYNSWGPETLGEMVATLHPGYYKTSRGSFPYERRRSSMAYISREEGDFYYIGAVFGGRLKNVYEFTLSCHMAILADKAKGLMAVWHEESHLNRYFLSHKPSKLLSPEYLWPDTIRKPPELRLIRCAQVAKNHKAVRE